The following coding sequences are from one uncultured Desulfobacter sp. window:
- a CDS encoding N-acetylmuramoyl-L-alanine amidase — protein MSVGINSIRTVFIPVLICVYLFAWPNAAAFAVNPAKARYLAADTALKKLKRSSVEINKVSAWLTCIEKYKSIHKSFPGNSWAPAGLYKAAELYFQLAKRSGNAHWNSRADDIIARIKRIYPQSAYSARARTLAAANRSRPRPNNRGIKIKRSQKNLTRNDKAIAEYHRQKLAQAEAADTGEYQQPSDIVSDIIENNTQDTAYCSPETTKDSEKDGKSDPKPPKVDTTVTDLRFWSNPEYTRVVINAKNERKYTHKLLKKDPVLHVPFQRLYIDIDQARLGRNVPDHTPINDDLLQQARAGQFAPHTVRVVVDIKDFDNYKIFSLKDPFRIVIDLWGKNATVPSDQLADGGTAGTKPFTGKPDRVTTDNLKSSDIARQLALGVRKIVIDPGHGGKDPGAPGYIKGVWEKDIVLKLATTLAEKLRSRLNCEVLLTRTTDRKLTLEERTAIANTQRADLFISMHCNAAKSKKLSGIETYILNLATDEQAIAVAARENATSEKNISDLAYILNDLMKHAKIEESTRLANDVHKAMITGMKKKYTKIRDLGVKQAPFYVLLGARMPAILIESSFISNKLECKRLLTDAYRNDICNAIADGIEKYINATNPQHI, from the coding sequence ATGAGCGTTGGGATTAACAGCATACGCACTGTTTTTATCCCGGTTCTAATCTGCGTTTACCTGTTTGCCTGGCCCAATGCGGCAGCCTTTGCCGTCAATCCAGCCAAAGCCAGATACCTGGCAGCAGACACCGCTCTTAAAAAATTAAAACGCTCTTCGGTGGAGATCAACAAGGTCTCCGCCTGGCTGACCTGTATTGAAAAGTACAAATCCATCCACAAAAGCTTTCCCGGCAATTCCTGGGCACCGGCCGGTTTATATAAGGCGGCAGAACTCTATTTCCAGCTTGCCAAAAGATCCGGTAATGCCCACTGGAACAGCCGGGCCGATGACATTATCGCCCGAATCAAACGAATTTATCCCCAAAGCGCCTACAGCGCCCGTGCCCGAACCCTGGCCGCAGCAAACCGCTCAAGGCCCCGCCCGAACAACCGTGGCATAAAAATAAAGCGGTCCCAAAAAAATCTGACCCGCAATGACAAAGCCATTGCAGAATACCACAGGCAAAAGCTGGCCCAGGCCGAGGCGGCCGACACTGGTGAGTACCAGCAGCCGTCGGATATTGTATCGGATATTATAGAAAACAACACCCAGGATACGGCGTATTGCAGTCCTGAGACCACCAAAGACAGTGAAAAAGATGGTAAATCTGATCCGAAGCCGCCCAAAGTAGATACAACGGTTACGGATCTGCGCTTCTGGTCCAACCCTGAATACACCCGGGTCGTGATAAATGCGAAAAATGAACGAAAATACACCCATAAGCTATTAAAAAAAGACCCGGTCCTGCATGTTCCTTTCCAGAGACTGTATATAGACATTGACCAGGCAAGGCTTGGCCGCAATGTGCCGGACCACACGCCCATCAATGATGATCTGCTCCAGCAGGCCCGGGCCGGGCAGTTTGCCCCCCACACCGTCCGGGTGGTGGTGGATATAAAAGATTTTGATAATTATAAAATTTTTTCACTGAAAGACCCGTTCCGTATCGTTATTGACCTGTGGGGCAAAAATGCCACCGTTCCCTCCGACCAGCTTGCCGACGGCGGCACAGCCGGCACAAAACCGTTTACGGGAAAACCGGACCGCGTCACCACGGACAATTTAAAATCCTCCGACATTGCCCGCCAGCTGGCTTTGGGGGTTAGAAAAATCGTCATTGATCCCGGCCACGGCGGGAAGGACCCCGGCGCCCCCGGATACATCAAAGGGGTATGGGAAAAGGATATTGTTCTCAAACTTGCAACGACTTTGGCCGAAAAACTGCGCAGCCGCCTGAATTGCGAGGTGTTGCTGACCCGGACCACAGACCGGAAACTGACCCTGGAAGAACGAACGGCCATTGCCAACACCCAGCGGGCGGATCTGTTTATCTCCATGCACTGCAATGCCGCAAAAAGCAAAAAACTGTCCGGCATCGAAACATATATTTTAAACCTGGCCACGGACGAACAGGCCATTGCCGTGGCTGCCAGGGAAAATGCCACATCCGAGAAAAATATCTCGGATCTGGCCTATATTCTCAATGATCTGATGAAACATGCCAAAATCGAAGAGTCCACCCGCCTTGCCAATGACGTTCACAAAGCCATGATCACGGGCATGAAAAAGAAATACACAAAAATCCGTGATCTGGGTGTCAAACAAGCACCGTTCTATGTGCTGCTTGGGGCACGGATGCCGGCGATTCTTATTGAATCCTCTTTTATCTCCAACAAACTTGAATGCAAACGTCTGCTGACGGACGCCTATCGCAATGACATCTGCAACGCCATTGCCGACGGAATAGAAAAGTATATCAATGCCACAAACCCCCAGCACATATAA
- a CDS encoding GAF domain-containing protein, with amino-acid sequence MGLRTRITAFVVVSVSAVNLGVCFYITHQVKVLELERLQTQIDKSAYLMRIINTLPLYNVDLESLKMNMETFFDDENMKSLSIHDSEVNININLKRQMPLGGTDIKKSFVIDYKGLTLGRLTVVYSTGLIEKKMAGFQTKMIVAAVLMTLAGAVVFFFLIRIITDPLAKLVRSTSDIAAGDFDGDIEQTGVGEVKTLSHNFARMCNTLKKQKKEIQNAETKIEDVIRHKNRQSRYSVHHEVQTSCVNKFITQSMTAQSIQDIAQVFIPIAQRLIPGPYCFVGQICDPENNLKILALSDEAEKECPKIEDGVLDRGFRRHISGGLVQAITSKVPVVANNLSLGSEFSLMPGKHPAFDTIMAVPVLQGKDVFGLAVFAGKEIGYTPEDLAVASMMAMVLGRR; translated from the coding sequence ATGGGCTTAAGGACCCGCATCACTGCCTTTGTCGTTGTGTCTGTCAGTGCCGTCAATCTGGGGGTCTGTTTTTACATCACCCATCAGGTCAAGGTCCTTGAATTAGAGCGACTGCAGACCCAAATTGATAAATCCGCCTATCTGATGCGGATCATCAATACCCTTCCCCTCTATAATGTGGATTTGGAAAGTCTAAAAATGAATATGGAGACTTTTTTTGATGATGAAAATATGAAAAGCCTTTCCATCCATGATTCAGAAGTAAACATTAATATCAATCTAAAACGGCAGATGCCCCTGGGCGGCACCGATATAAAAAAAAGTTTTGTCATTGATTATAAAGGCTTGACCCTTGGGCGGCTGACTGTGGTTTACTCCACAGGATTGATTGAGAAAAAAATGGCCGGGTTTCAGACAAAAATGATAGTGGCAGCCGTGCTTATGACCTTGGCCGGCGCTGTGGTATTTTTTTTTCTGATTCGCATCATTACCGATCCGCTGGCAAAGCTTGTCCGAAGCACCTCTGATATCGCCGCAGGAGATTTTGACGGTGACATTGAGCAAACGGGTGTTGGAGAGGTCAAGACCCTCTCACATAACTTTGCCCGTATGTGCAATACACTGAAAAAACAGAAAAAAGAGATCCAAAATGCCGAGACAAAAATCGAAGATGTGATCCGCCATAAAAATAGGCAGAGCCGTTATTCCGTGCACCATGAGGTGCAGACGTCCTGTGTGAATAAATTTATTACGCAATCCATGACGGCTCAGTCCATACAGGACATTGCGCAAGTTTTTATTCCCATTGCCCAGCGGCTGATACCCGGGCCTTATTGTTTTGTGGGGCAGATCTGTGACCCGGAAAATAATTTAAAGATTCTGGCGCTTTCAGATGAGGCCGAAAAAGAGTGTCCAAAGATAGAAGATGGCGTTTTAGATCGTGGATTTAGACGGCATATATCCGGGGGGTTGGTCCAAGCCATTACTTCTAAAGTCCCTGTAGTAGCCAACAACCTAAGCTTGGGTTCTGAATTTTCTTTAATGCCTGGAAAGCATCCGGCCTTCGACACCATTATGGCCGTTCCTGTGCTACAGGGCAAAGATGTATTCGGCCTTGCCGTTTTTGCCGGAAAAGAGATCGGCTATACCCCAGAAGACCTTGCCGTGGCTTCGATGATGGCTATGGTGCTAGGGCGGCGCTAA
- a CDS encoding AAA family ATPase, protein MIITCPKCARKHKVNPDALKPFADAGKKNIMASCKSCKYKFPVALSSLMGSEEKPIDLKRPLGAVARKICITLSKGGVGKTTTSVNLGAGLALAGYKVLLVDTDTQGQSSYILGKRPGAGLTELLTKELAISDCLTEARKNLWLLSGGRSLAGVKRIIDKKSFGAEFTLSEALNPLDDQFDFILIDTSPGWDQLIVNVLFYSTEVLVPVALEAMPLHGMAEFIKSLGAIQKYKNEIQLKYIVPTFLDLRIKGPKELYDQLKKLYPRQLCKPIRYNENLADAPSFGKTIFEFAPGSTASEDYRSLVRTVSGNELGAALLRHV, encoded by the coding sequence GTGATTATTACCTGTCCAAAATGTGCCAGAAAACATAAAGTTAATCCTGATGCCTTGAAACCTTTTGCAGATGCCGGCAAAAAAAATATCATGGCCAGTTGTAAATCCTGCAAATATAAATTCCCCGTAGCCCTTTCCAGCCTTATGGGTTCCGAAGAAAAACCAATCGATCTGAAACGGCCCCTGGGGGCTGTCGCCAGAAAAATCTGTATTACCCTAAGCAAGGGCGGCGTAGGTAAAACCACCACCAGTGTGAATCTTGGTGCAGGCCTTGCGCTTGCGGGATATAAAGTTCTTTTAGTTGATACCGATACCCAGGGCCAGTCTTCCTATATTCTCGGCAAACGGCCGGGTGCCGGATTAACAGAGTTGTTGACCAAGGAACTGGCAATTTCAGACTGCCTGACCGAGGCCCGGAAGAATTTGTGGCTGCTTTCGGGCGGTCGATCCCTGGCAGGCGTTAAACGTATTATCGACAAAAAAAGCTTTGGCGCCGAATTCACGCTTTCTGAAGCCCTCAATCCTTTGGATGATCAGTTTGACTTTATTTTAATTGATACATCCCCGGGATGGGATCAGTTGATCGTTAATGTCCTTTTTTATTCAACCGAAGTACTGGTCCCGGTTGCCCTGGAAGCCATGCCCCTGCACGGGATGGCCGAGTTTATCAAAAGCCTTGGTGCCATACAAAAGTATAAAAACGAAATACAGTTAAAATATATTGTGCCCACATTCCTTGACTTGCGGATCAAGGGCCCCAAAGAGCTGTATGATCAGCTTAAAAAATTGTATCCCCGGCAATTATGCAAGCCCATTCGCTATAACGAAAATCTGGCCGATGCGCCTTCATTCGGGAAAACCATATTTGAATTTGCACCGGGCTCAACCGCCTCTGAAGATTACAGGAGTCTGGTCCGCACGGTGTCAGGAAATGAATTGGGTGCGGCTCTTTTACGACATGTCTGA
- a CDS encoding ISKra4 family transposase, translating into MNPAVSLSAVEHLPSPVIDPGQKCYDDIVNFLNSKENHSVKLSDLEQELEKRGRELMRILLQEHLDKLGPSHCEEPVCGADGIVRPKVRPQDRKIETVFGTVSESRAGYGNKGVASLHPLDARLNLPPELYSLELRRRVAENASKSSFDETVETIKKTTGADIPKRQVEELTQRAARDFDAFYEIRQCSPADETVTGPILVITTDGKGVVMHEQDLREQTRKAARKRKPQMESRLSKGEKKNAKRMATVAAVYTIDTFKRTPQDLLPGNDKSNTKTSPHPEQKRVWASLEKSAEQVIASAFSEASHRDPNHEKHWVALVDGENQQLRILKRMAKRQNVALTIIVDIIHVIEYLWKAGRAFHPKSGPELEKWVQYRLAKVLDGKAGLMAGGMRRSATLKKFTDKQRKPVEACATYLKNKAPYLEYHHYLDLGLPIATGVIEGACRHLVKDRMDITGAKWRLSSAEAVLRLRALRSSNDFDEYWNFHEACEYERNHRALYQHGEVPATKLPKPSPKRRGHLKVIK; encoded by the coding sequence ATGAATCCAGCGGTTTCCCTTTCTGCTGTGGAGCATTTACCTTCCCCCGTCATTGATCCGGGGCAAAAATGCTATGATGATATTGTCAATTTTCTTAATTCCAAGGAGAATCATTCAGTGAAACTCAGTGATTTGGAACAAGAACTTGAAAAACGAGGACGTGAGCTGATGCGCATCCTGCTTCAGGAACATTTAGACAAGCTCGGTCCCAGTCATTGTGAAGAGCCGGTCTGTGGAGCCGATGGCATTGTTCGACCGAAAGTGAGGCCACAGGATCGAAAAATCGAAACCGTATTTGGAACGGTATCGGAAAGTCGTGCCGGATATGGAAACAAGGGCGTGGCAAGTTTGCACCCGTTGGATGCCCGATTGAATCTTCCCCCAGAACTTTATTCCCTCGAACTTCGTCGCCGTGTGGCTGAAAACGCTTCAAAGAGTTCTTTTGACGAGACTGTCGAAACGATCAAGAAAACCACTGGAGCCGATATTCCCAAACGTCAGGTAGAAGAGTTAACACAGCGAGCAGCTCGGGATTTTGACGCATTTTATGAAATACGGCAATGCAGCCCGGCGGATGAGACAGTTACTGGTCCAATACTGGTAATCACCACCGATGGTAAGGGCGTGGTAATGCATGAGCAGGACCTGCGGGAACAAACCCGGAAAGCTGCCCGGAAACGAAAGCCTCAGATGGAAAGCCGGCTATCCAAAGGGGAAAAGAAAAATGCCAAGCGAATGGCAACCGTTGCCGCTGTATATACTATAGATACGTTTAAACGTACGCCCCAAGACTTGCTTCCGGGGAATGACAAGTCGAATACAAAAACAAGCCCTCACCCGGAACAAAAGCGTGTATGGGCAAGCCTTGAAAAATCAGCCGAGCAGGTCATTGCATCGGCCTTTTCTGAGGCCTCCCACCGTGATCCCAACCACGAAAAACATTGGGTTGCCTTAGTGGACGGCGAAAATCAACAACTACGAATCCTGAAACGTATGGCCAAAAGACAAAATGTGGCCCTTACGATCATTGTTGATATTATTCATGTTATTGAATACCTCTGGAAAGCTGGCAGGGCATTTCATCCCAAATCCGGCCCGGAGCTTGAAAAATGGGTCCAGTACCGCTTGGCTAAAGTACTCGATGGCAAGGCCGGATTGATGGCAGGGGGGATGCGTAGAAGTGCTACATTAAAAAAATTTACAGACAAACAACGTAAACCTGTAGAAGCCTGCGCAACGTATTTGAAAAATAAAGCACCGTACCTTGAATACCATCATTATCTTGACCTTGGCCTCCCTATTGCCACAGGAGTTATTGAGGGCGCATGTCGTCATCTTGTAAAGGACCGAATGGATATAACTGGTGCCAAATGGCGGTTGTCCAGTGCTGAAGCAGTGTTGCGTCTGCGTGCCTTGCGGAGTAGTAACGATTTTGATGAGTATTGGAATTTTCATGAAGCCTGCGAATACGAACGTAATCACCGGGCTCTTTATCAACATGGTGAGGTTCCGGCTACAAAGCTACCAAAACCTTCACCGAAACGACGGGGGCATCTAAAAGTGATCAAGTAA
- a CDS encoding phenylacetate--CoA ligase: MPIYDIDFETMPREGLEAIQLRRLQTTIERIYATVPFYKETYDKAGVKPSDIKTLDDLRRLPFTTKQDLRDNYPYRMFAVPMEQVVRIHASSGTTGKPTVVGYTKRDISTWSDLMARSMAAAGGTPGDIIHNAWGYGLFTGGLGAHYGAERLGASVIPVSGGNTKRQITIMQDFKPTILCGTPSYILHLAEVADEMGVDFKELSFKSGIFGAEPWTERMRQELEAKLDLKAIDIYGLSEVMGPGVSVECIEEQKGLHIAEDHFIVEIVDPDTLEPLPPGDPGEIVFTSITKEAFPVIRYRTKDLTSLNPVPCTCGRTHIRMNKPTGRTDDMLIIRGVNVFPSQIESVLMESREVAPHYQLVVDRIDNLDTLTVKVEIDDASFSDDIKGLQTMEGKISHNIKEHLGVSAKVALVEPKTIERSQGKAVRVIDNRQF; this comes from the coding sequence ATGCCCATATACGACATTGACTTCGAGACCATGCCCAGAGAGGGCCTGGAGGCGATCCAGCTTCGCCGTCTTCAAACCACCATTGAACGGATATACGCCACGGTTCCTTTTTATAAGGAAACCTACGACAAAGCCGGAGTCAAACCTTCCGACATAAAAACGCTGGATGATTTAAGGCGTCTGCCGTTTACCACCAAACAGGATCTTCGGGACAACTACCCCTACCGGATGTTTGCCGTCCCCATGGAACAGGTGGTCCGCATCCACGCATCCTCCGGTACCACGGGCAAACCTACGGTGGTCGGCTACACCAAACGGGATATCAGCACCTGGTCTGATCTGATGGCCAGAAGTATGGCTGCCGCAGGCGGTACACCCGGAGACATCATCCACAACGCCTGGGGTTATGGTCTTTTCACCGGCGGTTTGGGGGCCCACTATGGGGCGGAGCGTCTGGGTGCATCGGTAATTCCTGTTTCCGGCGGCAACACCAAACGTCAGATTACCATTATGCAGGATTTCAAGCCCACAATTCTATGCGGTACACCATCCTATATCCTTCATCTGGCTGAAGTAGCCGATGAGATGGGTGTGGATTTCAAAGAACTCTCTTTTAAATCGGGTATTTTCGGTGCAGAACCCTGGACGGAGAGAATGCGTCAGGAACTGGAGGCAAAACTTGATCTCAAGGCCATCGACATTTATGGTCTGTCTGAAGTCATGGGGCCCGGCGTTTCCGTGGAGTGCATTGAAGAACAAAAAGGCCTTCATATTGCCGAAGACCATTTCATTGTGGAGATCGTTGATCCGGACACCCTGGAACCCCTCCCCCCCGGAGATCCCGGTGAAATCGTGTTTACATCCATTACCAAAGAAGCCTTTCCGGTGATCCGTTACCGCACCAAAGACCTCACCTCCTTGAATCCTGTGCCCTGCACCTGCGGCAGAACCCACATACGCATGAACAAACCCACGGGCCGTACGGACGATATGCTGATCATCCGGGGCGTCAACGTATTTCCCTCCCAGATTGAAAGTGTACTCATGGAAAGCCGGGAAGTTGCCCCCCATTATCAACTTGTCGTTGACCGGATAGACAACCTGGACACCCTGACGGTCAAAGTGGAGATTGATGACGCCTCCTTCAGCGATGACATCAAGGGGCTGCAGACCATGGAAGGCAAAATTTCACATAACATCAAGGAGCATTTAGGCGTATCTGCCAAGGTGGCCCTTGTGGAGCCCAAAACCATAGAACGAAGCCAGGGCAAGGCTGTCAGAGTTATAGATAACCGCCAATTTTAA
- a CDS encoding enoyl-CoA hydratase-related protein has protein sequence MSFENILLEMDSAVAMISFNRPKALNALNNALLDELDVALDQVLANDEIRVLILTGTGDKSFVAGADISELTQMDALAAKYFSRKGQRLFSKIEALPFPAIAAVNGFALGGGSEVALACDFIYASEKAIFGLPEINLGLIPGFGGTQRLARIVGKNRAKEMIFTGGNITADKALEYGMVNQVCPHESLMDEVKKTANNIAAKGCVSLRAAKEAIQAGLGCDLETGCLIENDAFAIAFASADAKEGTSAFLEKRKPEFKGTLK, from the coding sequence ATGTCATTTGAAAACATTCTTCTTGAGATGGACAGTGCCGTTGCCATGATCTCTTTTAATCGCCCCAAAGCCTTGAATGCGCTGAACAATGCACTGCTTGATGAACTGGATGTCGCCTTGGACCAGGTGCTGGCCAACGATGAAATCCGGGTACTGATCTTAACCGGCACCGGAGACAAATCCTTTGTGGCCGGGGCGGATATCTCGGAACTGACCCAAATGGACGCGTTGGCGGCAAAGTACTTTTCCCGCAAAGGCCAGAGACTGTTCTCCAAAATTGAAGCCCTGCCCTTCCCGGCCATTGCTGCTGTAAACGGGTTTGCCCTGGGCGGCGGCAGTGAAGTGGCCCTGGCCTGTGATTTTATCTATGCCTCGGAAAAAGCGATATTCGGACTGCCTGAGATCAACCTGGGACTCATTCCCGGCTTTGGCGGTACCCAGCGGCTTGCCAGGATTGTGGGAAAAAACAGGGCCAAGGAGATGATTTTCACCGGCGGAAATATTACTGCCGACAAAGCCCTGGAATATGGTATGGTCAACCAGGTGTGCCCCCATGAATCCCTGATGGATGAGGTCAAAAAAACAGCCAACAACATTGCAGCCAAAGGATGCGTTTCCCTGAGAGCTGCCAAAGAAGCGATACAGGCAGGTCTGGGTTGTGACCTTGAAACCGGATGCCTGATTGAAAATGATGCCTTTGCCATTGCCTTTGCAAGTGCCGATGCCAAAGAAGGCACATCGGCTTTTCTGGAAAAAAGAAAGCCTGAATTCAAAGGCACACTTAAATAA
- a CDS encoding DUF4338 domain-containing protein: protein MQIKQQTFCGRKFTGKEIALIQEVVATCGGLSRRELAHTVCELLEWKRPNDRLKVRECSDFLELLEAKGALTLPEKKQQTKIVFHKSIPQTPCKQPHSTLRGSVEEFTPLEIQRVQNREQRDLFKELIGRHHYLGYAMPFGARLQYLIYVNRPHREIVGCIQFSSPAWRMRARDEWIGWTDERRKVALQKVVNNSRFLILAPIQNLASMILSCSLRELRDDWEQQYGLKPMLVETFVDRQQFHGGCYRASTWIELGKTTGRGRMDRFGKRHGADVKTILVYPLEKDAVHQLREGI, encoded by the coding sequence ATGCAAATCAAGCAACAAACCTTTTGTGGTCGAAAGTTTACCGGTAAAGAAATCGCATTAATCCAGGAAGTCGTTGCTACCTGTGGAGGCCTTAGCCGACGAGAACTGGCACATACCGTATGCGAACTTCTGGAATGGAAACGCCCTAATGATCGGCTAAAAGTCCGGGAATGTAGTGATTTTTTGGAGCTTTTAGAGGCCAAGGGAGCTCTAACCCTTCCTGAAAAGAAACAACAAACAAAGATCGTTTTTCACAAGAGTATTCCCCAAACACCCTGTAAGCAACCCCACAGCACTTTGCGTGGCAGCGTAGAAGAATTTACACCTCTTGAGATACAGCGGGTTCAGAATCGAGAGCAGAGGGATCTGTTTAAGGAACTCATCGGTCGCCATCATTACCTGGGATATGCAATGCCTTTTGGCGCCAGATTGCAGTATCTGATTTATGTAAACCGTCCCCATCGAGAAATTGTGGGGTGCATCCAGTTCTCAAGCCCTGCCTGGCGGATGCGTGCTCGCGATGAATGGATCGGTTGGACAGATGAAAGGCGTAAGGTCGCTCTACAAAAGGTGGTGAACAACAGCCGTTTTCTGATCCTTGCTCCCATCCAAAATTTAGCGAGCATGATACTGTCATGTAGTCTCCGGGAACTCAGAGATGATTGGGAACAGCAGTATGGTCTTAAACCCATGCTGGTAGAGACATTTGTGGATCGACAACAATTCCACGGTGGCTGTTATCGGGCATCGACCTGGATTGAGTTGGGGAAAACCACTGGTCGTGGGCGCATGGACCGATTCGGCAAACGTCATGGCGCTGATGTAAAAACCATATTAGTATATCCACTGGAAAAAGATGCTGTTCACCAACTCAGGGAGGGGATATGA
- a CDS encoding PilZ domain-containing protein produces MSEDSIEFQPIPGENTEDVQIRNVYRVSVSLADDIRVNFGEDQYVVNNLSASGVAVNVGSCLEFESGQIIGDVGLNIGDLSITGLSAKVIHCSVHDSGSFQFGLQWVNMSPGNEKTLAQALDQLKVKALEVKDVFEDPTKS; encoded by the coding sequence AGTGAGGATTCCATAGAATTTCAGCCGATACCTGGGGAAAATACCGAGGACGTTCAAATACGCAATGTGTATCGGGTGTCGGTGTCTCTTGCAGATGATATCCGGGTAAATTTTGGTGAAGATCAATATGTAGTAAACAATTTATCCGCAAGCGGTGTTGCTGTAAATGTAGGTTCCTGTCTTGAGTTTGAGTCTGGTCAGATTATTGGTGATGTCGGATTAAACATTGGGGATCTCAGCATTACAGGGCTTAGTGCCAAAGTAATTCATTGCTCCGTACATGATTCCGGAAGTTTTCAGTTTGGCTTGCAATGGGTTAATATGAGCCCCGGAAATGAGAAAACGTTGGCCCAGGCCCTTGATCAGCTCAAAGTAAAGGCTCTGGAAGTCAAAGACGTGTTTGAAGACCCCACAAAAAGCTAA
- a CDS encoding ATP-binding protein: MMVQSERLMSVGKLAGGMAYEINGPLTGIDQAVQEIFNRVNEQNTENLAAADRIGLSFDDLGRYLLDQGVVNNLNAIMNAGKKASGIVENMLSFSGITTEGFVIDDISRLLDQALELASVEYGLGQDFDFNAVQIMTDYDPDLPKVKCRAGELKQVFFHILSNGAYAMAGHTDNPCPTFFIRTYSKEDQVCVEIRDNGPGMSETISTRIFEPLFSTKPDKSGAGLGLSLAHFIITENHNGAVEVESTPGEGTCFRIYLPC; this comes from the coding sequence ATGATGGTCCAGTCCGAACGACTGATGTCAGTGGGCAAGCTTGCCGGCGGCATGGCCTATGAAATCAATGGCCCTTTAACCGGCATAGATCAGGCTGTCCAAGAAATATTCAACCGTGTTAATGAACAGAATACTGAAAATTTGGCCGCGGCAGATAGAATCGGTCTAAGTTTTGATGACTTGGGGCGGTATCTGCTTGATCAGGGTGTCGTTAACAATCTAAATGCGATTATGAACGCCGGTAAAAAGGCATCCGGAATTGTTGAAAATATGCTCTCTTTTTCCGGAATAACCACAGAGGGCTTTGTTATTGATGATATCTCACGGCTTCTGGATCAAGCCCTTGAACTGGCGTCGGTTGAATATGGACTTGGGCAGGATTTTGATTTCAATGCCGTTCAGATTATGACGGATTACGACCCTGATTTGCCCAAAGTAAAATGCCGGGCCGGTGAATTAAAACAGGTATTTTTCCATATCCTGTCAAACGGGGCATATGCCATGGCCGGACACACGGACAATCCCTGCCCGACTTTTTTTATACGAACCTATAGTAAAGAAGATCAGGTCTGCGTTGAGATAAGAGATAATGGTCCGGGGATGTCCGAAACGATCAGTACGCGCATATTTGAACCCCTTTTTTCCACCAAGCCCGACAAAAGCGGCGCAGGACTTGGGCTCTCTTTGGCCCATTTTATCATCACAGAAAATCATAACGGTGCCGTTGAAGTGGAATCCACCCCTGGTGAAGGCACCTGCTTTAGAATATATCTGCCTTGTTAA
- a CDS encoding ACT domain-containing protein — translation MAEQISIFIENKEGRLAEVTAILRDAGVNIRALSLADTTDFGVLRLIVNENEKATAALRDQGFTVGKTRVLAVEVNDEPGGLNQVLDPLSEQGVNVEYMYAFANPQCKNAIMIFRFDDLEKAKIILAEQGIKVIDKEEISNL, via the coding sequence ATGGCTGAACAAATATCCATATTTATAGAAAACAAAGAGGGGCGGCTTGCGGAAGTCACTGCCATTTTAAGGGACGCCGGGGTCAATATTCGGGCGCTTTCCCTGGCGGACACCACGGATTTCGGTGTGCTGCGGCTGATTGTCAACGAGAATGAAAAAGCCACGGCGGCGCTTAGGGATCAGGGATTTACCGTGGGTAAAACCCGTGTTCTGGCCGTGGAAGTCAATGATGAACCCGGCGGCCTGAACCAGGTGCTGGACCCCTTGAGTGAACAAGGCGTCAACGTCGAATACATGTATGCGTTTGCCAACCCCCAGTGCAAAAATGCCATCATGATTTTCCGCTTTGATGACCTTGAAAAGGCAAAAATTATCCTGGCCGAACAAGGAATTAAGGTCATAGACAAAGAGGAAATCTCAAACCTTTAA